In Scomber japonicus isolate fScoJap1 chromosome 19, fScoJap1.pri, whole genome shotgun sequence, a single genomic region encodes these proteins:
- the cabp1b gene encoding calcium-binding protein 1b isoform X2 — translation MGNSVKSLKIFTKKDRELRPEEMDELREAFREFDKDKDGFIGCKDLGNCMRTMGYMPTEMELIELSQQINMNLGGHVDFEDFVELMGPKLLAETADMIGVKELRDAFKEFDTNGDGQISTAELREAMKKLLGQQVGHRDLEDILRDIDLNGDGHVDFEEFVRMMSR, via the exons atgggCAACTCTGTAAAGTCGCTTAAAATTTTCACCAAGAAG GACCGAGAGTTGAGGCCAGAAGAAATGGATG AGTTGCGTGAGGCATTCAGGGAGtttgacaaagacaaagacgGGTTTATCGGCTGCAAAGACCTCGGAAACTGTATGAGAACTATGGGCTACATGCCAACAGAGATGGAGTTAATAGAACTGAGCCAGCAGATCAACATGAATT TGGGAGGACATGTTGATTTTGAGGACTTTGTTGAACTCATGGGGCCCAAACTTCTGGCTGAAACTGCAGACATGATTGGTGTAAAGGAGCTGAGGGATGCGTtcaaggag TTTGACACAAATGGCGATGGCCAGATCAGCACAGCAGAACTAAGAGAAGCAATGAAAAAACTTTTAGGGCAACAG GTTGGCCACAGAGACCTAGAGGACATCCTGCGAGACATCGACCTCAATGGAGATGGACACGTAGACTTTgaag AATTTGTGCGAATGATGTCCCGATGA
- the cabp1b gene encoding calcium-binding protein 1b isoform X3 yields MHNVLGPACIFLRKGFAESRQDRELRPEEMDELREAFREFDKDKDGFIGCKDLGNCMRTMGYMPTEMELIELSQQINMNLGGHVDFEDFVELMGPKLLAETADMIGVKELRDAFKEFDTNGDGQISTAELREAMKKLLGQQVGHRDLEDILRDIDLNGDGHVDFEEFVRMMSR; encoded by the exons ATGCACAACGTGCTGGGGCCTGCATGCATCTTTCTACGCAAGGGCTTCGCTGAGAGCCGGCAG GACCGAGAGTTGAGGCCAGAAGAAATGGATG AGTTGCGTGAGGCATTCAGGGAGtttgacaaagacaaagacgGGTTTATCGGCTGCAAAGACCTCGGAAACTGTATGAGAACTATGGGCTACATGCCAACAGAGATGGAGTTAATAGAACTGAGCCAGCAGATCAACATGAATT TGGGAGGACATGTTGATTTTGAGGACTTTGTTGAACTCATGGGGCCCAAACTTCTGGCTGAAACTGCAGACATGATTGGTGTAAAGGAGCTGAGGGATGCGTtcaaggag TTTGACACAAATGGCGATGGCCAGATCAGCACAGCAGAACTAAGAGAAGCAATGAAAAAACTTTTAGGGCAACAG GTTGGCCACAGAGACCTAGAGGACATCCTGCGAGACATCGACCTCAATGGAGATGGACACGTAGACTTTgaag AATTTGTGCGAATGATGTCCCGATGA